One window from the genome of Salvia splendens isolate huo1 chromosome 9, SspV2, whole genome shotgun sequence encodes:
- the LOC121748773 gene encoding BEL1-like homeodomain protein 7: MGTYFPMSNNQRDAASMLYSKDPAPASHSSTPILTGNTIMYMNFPPSSEPFSDAIASSCMDAPPVASNSNTSSQEVLLNFGGSRALESQLNTWKDRRNEMLMMHQAGGSSSCVLQGGPSMQGQGLSLSLSTHVPLHVPYQNEGADFSSMLGSNALMQGEDRGRNTSFENEDNSFAAGFAGGNNGDGASDMSSYGMPSIARAVPNSKYLRAAQELLDEVVNVKKAIKEQNARKELRREGEGELKDGGSDPSFSAMPKENGASRVEISAAEKQELQNKLTKLLTMLDEVDRRYRQYYHQMQIVVSSFDVIAGSGAAKPYTALALQTISRHFRCLHDAINGQIQVARRSLGEEDASSNERGVGISRLRYVDQHLRQQRALQQLGMMQQHTWRPQRGLPESSVSILRAWLFEHFLHPYPKDSEKIMLARQTGLTRSQVSNWFINARVRLWKPMVEEMYKEETGDADVDSNSSSETNPRASKPGAKASEDKAEDLQHGTASARQQLMEPKGVEMNDVEMMGLDANSIFQSEYGVGKGEKAEHETGLFLDAVAESSCGSERFMGAGYHISELERFSSVGGGVSLTLGLQQCEGGGRMTMPNSNHNAFIPLRETDVYNTAASAMGGDPADFECMDSGGRQHRLVSSLLPSFT; encoded by the exons ATGGGAACCTATTTTCCTATGTCAAACAATCAAAGAGATGCTGCATCAATGCTCTACTCCAAGGATCCTGCCCCTGCTTCTCACTCATCAACGCCGATTCTCACCGGAAACACCATCATGTACATGAATTTCCCGCCCTCGTCCGAGCCCTTCTCTGATGCAATAGCCAGCAGCTGTATGGATGCTCCACCCGTCGCCTCAAACTCAAACACCTCGTCTCAGGAGGTTCTCCTCAACTTTGGGGGCTCACGGGCGTTGGAGAGCCAGCTAAACACGTGGAAGGACAGGAGGAACGAGATGCTCATGATGCATCAAGCAGGGGGGAGCAGCTCTTGTGTCCTTCAAGGCGGCCCGAGCATGCAGGGGCAGGGGCTGTCGCTTAGCCTCAGCACGCACGTCCCCTTGCACGTCCCATACCAGAACGAGGGCGCTGATTTCTCCTCGATGCTGGGGTCTAATGCATTGATGCAGGGTGAAGACAGGGGGAGGAACACATCTTTTGAGAATGAAGATAATAGCTTTGCTGCTGGCTTCGCGGGGGGTAATAATGGGGATGGAGCGAGTGACATGTCCTCGTATGGAATGCCGAGTATTGCAAGAGCTGTTCCTAACTCCAAGTACTTGAGAGCTGCTCAGGAGCTGCTGGATGAAGTTGTGAATGTGAAGAAAGCCATCAAGGAGCAGAATGCTCGGAAAGAGTTGAGGAGAGAGGGTGAAGGGGAGTTGAAAGATGGAGGGTCGGACCCTTCGTTTTCAGCCATGCCTAAGGAGAATGGGGCCTCCCGTGTCGAGATTTCAGCAGCCGAGAAGCAGGAGTTGCAAAATAAACTGACTAAGCTTCTCACAATGTTAGATGAG GTTGACAGGAGATACAGACAGTATTACCATCAGATGCAGATTGTGGTGTCTTCGTTCGATGTAATAGCAGGATCCGGAGCAGCCAAACCTTACACTGCACTCGCGCTTCAGACCATTTCCCGTCACTTCCGCTGCCTACATGATGCTATAAACGGGCAGATTCAAGTAGCACGAAGGAGCCTCGGAGAGGAGGATGCTTCCTCAAACGAGAGGGGGGTTGGGATATCCCGACTGCGCTATGTGGATCAGCATCTCCGGCAGCAGAGAGCCCTGCAGCAGCTCGGCATGATGCAGCAGCACACGTGGAGGCCACAGAGGGGACTGCCTGAGTCCTCTGTTTCCATCTTGAGAGCTTGGCTTTTCGAACACTTTCTCCATCC CTACCCGAAAGATTCGGAGAAGATCATGCTGGCGAGGCAGACTGGATTGACAAGAAGTCAG GTCTCAAACTGGTTCATCAACGCTCGAGTGCGTCTCTGGAAGCCGATGGTCGAGGAGATGTACAAAGAGGAGACAGGCGACGCTGATGTTGACTCCAACTCCTCATCCGAGACAAACCCACGAGCCTCGAAGCCCGGTGCAAAGGCCTCCGAAGACAAAGCAGAGGATCTGCAGCATGGCACGGCTTCCGCAAGGCAGCAGCTCATGGAGCCGAAGGGCGTTGAGATGAACGACGTGGAGATGATGGGGTTGGACGCCAATTCCATCTTCCAGAGCGAGTACGGAGTAGGGAAGGGCGAGAAGGCCGAGCACGAGACAGGCCTCTTCCTAGACGCAGTAGCGGAATCAAGCTGTGGGAGTGAGAGGTTCATGGGTGCCGGTTACCATATATCGGAGCTCGAGAGATTCAGTAGTGTTGGTGGAGGAGTTTCACTCACTCTAGGGTTGCAGCAGTGTGAGGGTGGTGGTAGGATGACTATGCCTAATAGCAATCACAATGCATTCATTCCACTCAGAGAAACTGATGTATATAACACAGCAGCTTCGGCTATGGGGGGTGACCCTGCAGATTTTGAGTGCATGGATTCCGGTGGCCGGCAGCATCGGCTCGTCTCGTCGTTGCTACCTTCTTTTACCTGA